From Bacteroidota bacterium, a single genomic window includes:
- the sucD gene encoding succinate--CoA ligase subunit alpha, with protein MSILVDKNTRLIVQGLTGKEGTFHAEQMIEYGTNVVAGVVPGKGGQTHIDRPVYDSVREAVEAERANTTCIFVPPAFAGGAIIEAAEAGVEVIVCITEGIPVADMIPAYAYVQKKGARLIGPNCPGVLTPGDAVKVGIMPTMIFSAGPVGVISRSGTLTYEAVDQLTRQGLGQTTAVGIGGDPVIGTQFIDALQLFQDDAATEAVVMIGEIGGSAEEEGAAYVKEHMTKPVFGFIAGRTAPPGRRMGHAGAIVSGGKGTADAKLDAMRAAGITVIENPAEIGETVKAHIAQVA; from the coding sequence ATGAGCATTCTCGTTGACAAGAACACCCGGCTCATCGTGCAGGGCCTCACCGGCAAGGAAGGCACCTTCCACGCCGAGCAGATGATCGAGTACGGCACCAACGTCGTCGCGGGCGTCGTCCCCGGCAAGGGCGGGCAGACCCACATCGACCGGCCCGTCTACGACTCCGTCCGCGAGGCGGTCGAGGCCGAGCGCGCCAACACGACCTGCATCTTCGTGCCGCCGGCGTTCGCGGGCGGGGCCATCATCGAGGCCGCCGAGGCGGGCGTCGAGGTCATCGTCTGCATCACCGAGGGTATCCCGGTGGCCGACATGATCCCGGCCTACGCCTACGTCCAGAAGAAAGGCGCACGCCTCATCGGCCCGAACTGCCCCGGCGTGCTCACCCCCGGCGACGCGGTCAAGGTCGGCATCATGCCGACGATGATCTTCTCGGCCGGACCGGTCGGCGTGATCTCGCGCTCGGGCACGCTCACCTACGAGGCCGTCGACCAGCTCACGCGCCAGGGCCTCGGCCAGACGACCGCTGTCGGCATCGGCGGCGACCCCGTGATCGGGACGCAGTTCATCGACGCGCTCCAGCTCTTCCAAGACGACGCCGCCACCGAGGCGGTCGTGATGATCGGCGAGATCGGCGGCTCGGCCGAGGAGGAGGGCGCGGCCTACGTGAAGGAGCACATGACGAAGCCGGTCTTCGGGTTCATCGCCGGCCGCACGGCACCGCCCGGCCGGCGGATGGGCCACGCGGGTGCCATCGTCTCCGGCGGCAAAGGCACGGCCGACGCCAAGCTCGACGCGATGCGCGCCGCCGGCATCACGGTCATCGAGAACCCGGCCGAGATCGGGGAGACCGTCAAGGCGCACATCGCGCAGGTGGCGTAG
- a CDS encoding transposase — translation MPNRLLTFAHLAHSVAERTLPARAHKFAPERYTQPQLLACLLVKEYLGLDYRTAQETLELSDGLREALGLTAVPDYSTLWRFARDKATGRVIADALVETLRLFKASGHDPPQRDLVAIDSTGLYCGHASRYFEQRRRKHGPTTHRARGYQKWAAALWTGPQLITAQLSKLGPCGDYPDLPPLAEASIASVPGALVLADAGYDSERNHVFCRERLGVKSLIPAKTRRYVAGPRGRYRAEMVAALGCAALGVAGESEPRRVYGQRWLVETLMSVVKRKWGERLTARLPAMQEAQALLRGLVYNLYRLIILGVQPVMT, via the coding sequence ATGCCCAACCGCCTCCTCACCTTCGCCCACCTGGCTCACTCCGTCGCCGAACGCACCCTCCCCGCACGCGCCCACAAGTTCGCTCCCGAGCGCTACACCCAGCCCCAACTGCTGGCCTGCCTGCTCGTCAAGGAGTACCTCGGCCTCGACTACCGCACCGCGCAGGAGACGCTCGAACTCTCCGATGGCCTCCGCGAAGCCCTTGGACTCACGGCGGTCCCCGACTACTCCACGCTCTGGCGCTTCGCGCGCGACAAAGCGACCGGCCGTGTCATCGCCGATGCGCTCGTTGAGACCCTGCGGCTCTTCAAGGCCTCCGGCCATGACCCTCCCCAGCGGGACCTCGTTGCCATCGACTCGACCGGGCTCTACTGCGGCCACGCCTCGCGTTACTTCGAGCAGCGCCGCCGCAAGCACGGGCCGACTACGCATCGCGCCCGGGGCTACCAGAAGTGGGCTGCAGCACTCTGGACCGGCCCCCAACTCATCACCGCTCAACTCTCGAAGCTCGGCCCGTGCGGGGACTACCCAGACCTCCCGCCGCTGGCTGAGGCTTCAATTGCCTCGGTACCGGGTGCGCTTGTCCTGGCCGACGCGGGCTACGACTCCGAGCGCAACCACGTCTTCTGCCGAGAGCGTCTCGGAGTCAAGTCGCTGATCCCGGCCAAGACGCGCCGCTACGTGGCCGGGCCGCGCGGGCGCTACCGGGCCGAGATGGTGGCCGCGCTCGGGTGCGCCGCGCTCGGCGTCGCCGGTGAGAGTGAGCCGCGGAGGGTCTACGGCCAGCGGTGGCTGGTCGAGACGTTGATGTCGGTGGTGAAGCGGAAGTGGGGGGAGCGCTTGACGGCGCGGCTCCCGGCTATGCAGGAGGCGCAGGCGCTCTTGCGCGGCCTGGTTTACAACCTCTACCGGCTCATCATTCTAGGTGTGCAGCCTGTCATGACATAG
- a CDS encoding twin-arginine translocase TatA/TatE family subunit codes for MSLGPFEIALIFLVILLLFGAKRIPEIARGMGKGIREFKDATADVKRELTVDDTPPPRRGIEAPPATQPRADASAQQAAPVKPDIEQEGSR; via the coding sequence ATGTCGCTCGGCCCGTTCGAAATCGCTCTCATCTTCCTCGTTATCCTGCTCCTCTTCGGCGCGAAGCGGATTCCCGAGATCGCGCGCGGGATGGGCAAGGGCATCCGCGAGTTTAAGGACGCCACCGCCGACGTGAAGCGCGAGCTGACCGTTGACGACACGCCCCCGCCGCGCCGGGGCATCGAAGCGCCGCCCGCCACCCAGCCCCGCGCCGACGCGTCCGCGCAGCAAGCGGCCCCAGTCAAGCCTGATATTGAGCAAGAAGGCTCGCGGTAG